The following are encoded in a window of Massilia sp. R2A-15 genomic DNA:
- a CDS encoding Ig-like domain-containing protein, whose amino-acid sequence MRRAITTKLLPRFAILLALSAASAVIASEADHREFEATLHAPYTGAGVQDGRTFTLQFEYPHVATAQDVVWRLEIVAPSGEVVQRWHGVEALSKKAVKVPVRWAGRDDSRAMRDGVYQVRLAAVSQDAAIKGKVTEAQVDAMLAAGGDERVDQEWDIAVGQLDAPAMPAFEPLPAPSIKAAKPDAKSAQVNGLAAPAPASLPYTVYFGNLHSQSNHSDGGGALSTCVGAQNPQSGTAGGPTEAYTYAMNKGLDILMTSEHNHMYDGSDNTNASADPAVAKALYQSGLSAAANFNAAHPNFLGVYGLEWGVITNGGHMNIFNTNELLGWEYNSSNQLIADTFTAKNDYAGLFTLMRQRGWIGQFNHPSTSGQFLVNGVAFGYTADGDQAMAMCEVLNTSAFSTNTTETETSNSTYEGACKKALEAGYHVAFTTDQDNHCANWGASFTNRTGVLIPNGTPLSQASFIAALQARRVFATMDKGSQLVLTANGHIMGERFTNSGSLNLVANYASSGGKTVTSVLMYEGVPGRNGTVTQLSSTANTTITPANGEHFYYAKVTQNDGNILWSAPIWVTQSSSSDTVAPTVSSSETGSSGTITLSANASDNVGVTNVEFYVDGVLKGADNTSPYSMTLNSTTLANGSHSLVAKAYDAASNVGTSGTTTFSVSNGTADTTAPTVSASESGSSGTITLSATASDNVGVTNVEFYVDGVLKGADNTSPYSMTLNSTTLTNGSHSLTAKAYDAAGNVATSSAASFSVNNAATQLIVNGGFESGATSWTASSGVITSDATQPAHGGTWKAWLDGYGAVHTDTAYQQVAIPSTATSVSLSFWLQVVSSETTTTSAYDTLKVQVRNSSGTVLATLATYSNLNKGASYVQKTFDLSAYKGQTVQIYFEGTEDSTLDTSFIIDDVSLTAQ is encoded by the coding sequence ATGCGTCGTGCCATCACCACCAAGTTGTTGCCGCGGTTTGCCATCCTGCTTGCCCTCAGCGCCGCCAGCGCGGTCATCGCGTCCGAAGCGGACCACCGCGAATTCGAGGCGACCCTGCATGCGCCGTACACCGGCGCCGGCGTCCAGGACGGGCGCACCTTCACGCTGCAGTTCGAATATCCTCACGTGGCCACCGCGCAGGACGTGGTGTGGCGCCTCGAGATCGTTGCGCCGTCGGGCGAGGTGGTGCAGCGCTGGCATGGCGTCGAAGCGCTGTCGAAGAAGGCCGTCAAGGTGCCGGTGCGCTGGGCCGGCCGCGACGACAGCCGCGCGATGCGCGACGGCGTCTACCAGGTGCGCCTGGCCGCGGTCTCGCAGGACGCCGCCATCAAGGGCAAGGTGACCGAGGCGCAGGTGGACGCCATGCTGGCGGCCGGCGGCGACGAGCGGGTCGATCAGGAGTGGGACATCGCCGTCGGTCAGCTCGACGCGCCGGCCATGCCCGCGTTCGAGCCGCTGCCGGCGCCGTCGATCAAGGCCGCGAAGCCGGACGCGAAGTCGGCGCAGGTGAACGGCCTCGCCGCGCCGGCGCCGGCCTCGCTGCCTTACACCGTCTACTTCGGCAACCTGCACAGCCAGTCCAACCACAGCGACGGCGGCGGCGCGCTGTCGACCTGCGTAGGCGCGCAGAATCCGCAGTCCGGCACGGCCGGCGGCCCGACCGAGGCCTACACCTACGCGATGAACAAGGGCCTCGACATCCTGATGACGTCGGAGCACAACCACATGTACGACGGCTCGGATAACACCAACGCCTCGGCCGACCCGGCGGTCGCCAAGGCGCTGTACCAGTCGGGATTGAGCGCCGCGGCGAACTTCAATGCCGCGCATCCGAACTTCCTCGGCGTGTACGGGCTGGAATGGGGCGTCATCACCAATGGCGGCCATATGAACATCTTCAACACCAATGAGCTGCTGGGGTGGGAGTACAACAGCAGCAACCAGCTGATCGCCGACACCTTCACCGCCAAGAACGACTACGCCGGCCTGTTCACCCTGATGCGCCAGCGCGGCTGGATCGGCCAGTTCAACCATCCTTCGACCAGCGGCCAGTTCCTCGTCAACGGCGTCGCTTTCGGCTACACCGCCGACGGCGACCAGGCGATGGCGATGTGCGAAGTGCTCAACACCTCGGCCTTCTCGACCAACACCACCGAGACCGAGACCAGCAACAGCACCTACGAAGGCGCCTGCAAGAAGGCGCTCGAAGCGGGCTACCACGTCGCCTTCACCACCGACCAGGACAACCACTGCGCCAACTGGGGCGCCTCGTTCACCAACCGCACCGGCGTGCTGATCCCGAACGGCACCCCGCTGTCGCAGGCCAGCTTCATCGCCGCGCTCCAGGCGCGCCGCGTGTTCGCCACGATGGACAAGGGCTCGCAGCTGGTGCTGACCGCGAATGGCCACATCATGGGCGAGCGCTTCACCAACAGCGGCTCGCTCAACCTGGTGGCCAACTACGCCAGCAGCGGCGGCAAGACCGTCACCAGCGTGTTGATGTACGAGGGCGTCCCGGGCCGCAACGGCACCGTGACCCAGCTGTCGTCGACCGCCAACACCACCATCACTCCGGCCAACGGCGAGCACTTCTACTACGCCAAGGTCACGCAGAACGACGGCAATATCCTGTGGTCCGCGCCGATCTGGGTGACCCAGTCCAGCTCCAGCGACACCGTGGCGCCGACGGTCTCGTCGAGCGAAACCGGCAGCAGCGGCACCATCACGCTGTCGGCCAACGCCAGCGACAACGTCGGCGTGACCAACGTCGAGTTCTATGTCGACGGCGTGCTGAAAGGCGCCGACAACACCTCGCCGTATTCGATGACGCTCAACTCGACCACGCTGGCCAACGGCAGCCACAGCCTGGTCGCCAAGGCCTACGACGCGGCCAGCAATGTCGGCACCTCCGGCACCACCACCTTCAGCGTCAGCAACGGCACCGCCGACACCACCGCGCCGACCGTCAGTGCCAGCGAGAGCGGCAGCAGCGGCACCATCACCTTGTCGGCCACCGCCAGCGACAACGTCGGCGTGACCAACGTCGAGTTCTATGTCGACGGCGTGTTGAAGGGCGCCGACAACACCTCGCCGTACTCGATGACGCTCAATTCGACCACGCTCACCAATGGCAGCCACTCGCTGACCGCGAAGGCGTACGACGCGGCCGGCAACGTCGCCACGTCCAGCGCGGCAAGCTTCAGCGTCAATAACGCCGCCACCCAGCTGATCGTCAACGGCGGCTTCGAGTCGGGCGCCACCTCGTGGACCGCGTCGAGCGGCGTGATCACCTCGGACGCCACCCAGCCGGCGCATGGCGGCACGTGGAAGGCATGGCTCGATGGCTACGGCGCTGTGCACACCGACACCGCGTACCAGCAGGTCGCGATTCCATCGACGGCAACGTCGGTGTCGCTCAGCTTCTGGCTGCAGGTGGTGTCGAGCGAAACCACCACGACCAGCGCCTACGACACCTTGAAGGTCCAGGTGCGCAACAGCAGCGGCACGGTGCTCGCCACGCTGGCGACCTACTCGAACCTGAACAAGGGCGCGTCGTACGTGCAGAAGACGTTCGACCTGAGCGCGTATAAGGGACAGACGGTGCAGATCTACTTCGAAGGCACCGAAGATTCGACGCTGGACACCTCGTTCATCATCGACGACGTCAGCCTGACCGCCCAGTAA
- a CDS encoding TMEM165/GDT1 family protein, with product MDAFLVSTGIVALAEIGDKTQLLAFLLAAKFRRPVPIVLGIFVATIVNHAFAAAVGAWVSATLGPDVMRWVLGLSFLGMAAWIMVPDKIDEDEAKLAKYGVFATTLIAFFLAEMGDKTQIATVALAARYASTVAVVAGTTFGMMLANVPAVYFGERIANRVPLRVVHGIAALIFAALGVATLLGAGAGLF from the coding sequence ATGGACGCATTCCTCGTTTCAACCGGCATCGTCGCGCTTGCCGAAATCGGCGACAAGACGCAGTTGCTGGCCTTTCTGCTGGCCGCCAAATTCCGCCGCCCCGTGCCGATCGTGCTGGGCATTTTCGTCGCGACCATCGTCAACCATGCGTTCGCCGCGGCCGTCGGCGCGTGGGTCAGCGCCACGCTGGGACCGGACGTAATGCGCTGGGTGCTGGGGCTGTCCTTCCTCGGCATGGCGGCATGGATCATGGTGCCGGACAAAATTGACGAGGACGAGGCGAAGCTGGCGAAGTACGGGGTGTTCGCCACCACGCTGATCGCGTTCTTCCTGGCCGAGATGGGCGACAAGACGCAGATCGCCACCGTGGCGCTGGCGGCGCGCTATGCGTCCACCGTGGCGGTGGTGGCCGGGACGACGTTCGGGATGATGCTGGCGAATGTGCCGGCGGTGTACTTCGGCGAGCGGATCGCGAACCGGGTGCCGCTGCGCGTGGTGCATGGGATTGCGGCGCTGATCTTCGCGGCGTTGGGAGTGGCGACGCTCTTGGGGGCGGGGGCGGGGCTGTTCTGA